In Salinigranum marinum, one DNA window encodes the following:
- a CDS encoding [LysW]-lysine hydrolase — translation MSTKSKTRTTETNARELLVDLVSTPSPSGQEADAAALLVAFFEVHDREVYVDDAGNVRAPADDSVLLTSHIDTVPGNIPVEIRDGELWGRGSVDATGPLAAMATAAVETGVSFAGVVEEETTSSGARFLCEDRTEPDAVVNGEPSGWEGITLGYRGFLDGTYVATSESGHSSRPDMNAIEEAMDWWQKVENAFEADEWRPIFEQVTTKPVGFDGGLGADGLSVEATMEVQFRIPPALSADELRELADSKLVEGTVHWEKPIPPVMESPRTEVARAFRVAIRGAGGSPRLLRKTGTSDMNLYADTWDCPMVTYGPGNSDLDHAPDEHLPLDEFDTSVEILTDVARTLADG, via the coding sequence ATGAGCACAAAATCGAAGACACGGACGACGGAGACGAACGCGCGCGAACTGCTTGTCGATCTCGTGTCGACGCCGTCGCCGTCGGGGCAGGAGGCCGATGCGGCCGCGCTCTTGGTCGCGTTCTTCGAGGTACACGACCGAGAGGTGTACGTCGACGACGCCGGGAACGTGCGCGCCCCGGCCGACGACTCCGTGCTCCTGACGTCACACATCGACACCGTCCCGGGGAACATCCCGGTCGAGATCAGAGACGGTGAGCTGTGGGGCCGTGGGAGCGTCGACGCGACCGGGCCGCTCGCGGCGATGGCCACGGCGGCCGTCGAGACCGGCGTCTCCTTCGCGGGCGTCGTCGAGGAGGAGACCACCTCGTCGGGCGCGCGTTTCCTCTGTGAGGACCGCACCGAACCCGACGCCGTGGTGAACGGCGAACCCTCCGGCTGGGAGGGGATCACGCTCGGCTACCGGGGCTTCCTCGACGGGACGTACGTCGCCACCTCCGAGTCGGGGCACTCCTCGCGCCCCGACATGAACGCCATCGAGGAGGCGATGGACTGGTGGCAGAAGGTCGAGAACGCCTTCGAGGCCGACGAGTGGCGACCCATCTTCGAGCAGGTGACGACCAAGCCCGTCGGCTTCGACGGCGGTCTCGGGGCGGACGGTCTCTCGGTGGAGGCGACGATGGAGGTGCAGTTCCGCATCCCGCCGGCGCTCTCCGCCGACGAACTCCGCGAACTCGCCGACTCCAAACTGGTGGAAGGAACGGTCCACTGGGAGAAACCCATCCCCCCGGTGATGGAGTCACCCCGGACCGAAGTCGCCCGTGCGTTCCGGGTCGCCATCCGCGGCGCCGGCGGCAGTCCACGCCTGCTTCGGAAGACGGGCACGAGCGACATGAACCTCTACGCCGACACGTGGGACTGCCCGATGGTGACGTACGGCCCCGGCAACTCCGACCTCGACCACGCGCCGGACGAACACCTCCCGCTCGACGAGTTCGACACCTCGGTCGAGATCCTGACCGACGTCGCGCGAACGCTCGCGGACGGCTGA
- a CDS encoding acetylornithine/succinylornithine family transaminase, whose amino-acid sequence MSGFVFSEKPIQIERGEGPYLYTDDGTEYLDFGASYAVAALGHAHPRVTEAVQAQVEDLVYVQASYPNSARTELYEKLGALGPADEERALGKVWLCNSGTEANEAAMKFARNATGRSKIVATKRGFHGRTMGALAMTWKDKYKKPFEPLAGGIEFVTYGDAQELEEAVDGETAAVFLEPVQGEGGIHPASTEYLRAARDAADEAGAALVFDEIQTGVGRTGTLWACEGAGVVPDMLTTAKGIANGLPLGATLCADWIADADPEHGSTFSGGPVVCAAANATLDTIVEEDVPGHAARVGEYLQSEVEAATEEHDLPIREVRGLGLMIGIEVKRGSNRLLRDLALNEQVLALPAGRTVLRLLPPLTIGEEHADRVVEALVEVMT is encoded by the coding sequence TCTCGGAGAAACCGATCCAGATCGAACGTGGCGAGGGACCGTACCTGTACACCGACGACGGCACCGAGTATCTCGACTTCGGCGCGTCGTACGCGGTGGCGGCGCTCGGCCACGCGCACCCGCGGGTGACGGAGGCCGTCCAAGCGCAGGTCGAGGACCTGGTGTACGTCCAGGCGTCGTATCCGAACTCGGCCCGGACGGAGCTGTACGAGAAGCTCGGCGCGCTCGGCCCCGCCGACGAGGAGCGCGCGCTGGGGAAGGTCTGGCTCTGCAACTCGGGAACGGAGGCGAACGAGGCGGCGATGAAGTTCGCCCGCAACGCCACCGGTCGGTCGAAGATCGTCGCCACCAAGAGAGGCTTCCACGGCCGGACGATGGGCGCGCTGGCGATGACGTGGAAGGACAAGTACAAGAAGCCGTTCGAGCCGCTCGCCGGTGGGATCGAGTTCGTCACCTACGGCGACGCCCAGGAGCTGGAGGAAGCGGTCGACGGCGAGACGGCCGCGGTGTTCCTCGAACCCGTCCAGGGCGAAGGCGGCATCCACCCCGCCTCGACCGAGTACCTCCGGGCCGCCCGCGACGCGGCCGACGAGGCGGGCGCGGCGCTCGTCTTCGACGAGATCCAGACGGGCGTCGGCCGGACGGGCACGCTCTGGGCCTGCGAGGGAGCGGGCGTCGTCCCCGACATGCTGACGACGGCGAAGGGGATCGCGAACGGCCTCCCGCTCGGGGCGACGCTCTGTGCGGACTGGATCGCCGACGCCGATCCCGAACACGGCTCGACGTTCAGCGGCGGGCCCGTGGTGTGTGCGGCGGCGAACGCCACCCTCGACACGATCGTCGAGGAGGACGTCCCCGGCCACGCCGCCCGGGTCGGCGAGTATCTGCAGTCGGAGGTCGAGGCCGCGACCGAAGAACACGACCTCCCCATTCGGGAGGTACGCGGCCTCGGCCTGATGATCGGCATCGAGGTCAAACGCGGCTCGAACCGCCTGCTGCGGGATCTCGCGCTGAACGAGCAGGTCCTCGCGCTCCCCGCGGGGCGAACCGTTCTCAGGCTCCTGCCCCCGCTCACCATCGGGGAGGAGCACGCGGACCGCGTGGTCGAGGCACTGGTCGAGGTGATGACGTAA